A genomic region of Colletotrichum destructivum chromosome 1, complete sequence contains the following coding sequences:
- a CDS encoding Putative carbohydrate-binding WSC, translated as MSILITILLLLIAMAAAQVNHAIHGFEYVGCVSVTSDKFNAFVNFGTAYTPEECQSACTGRNYAAVFPDGCRCGSSLESFPTVEESICSNPCNGDWNFGFCGYSNSGGCSYANVYKACDENTPVPFSNPIPGGPASTEPVPSITFSTIRLPTVTRTLKLATKSTIVIHTVTPGNGGLTTSCTLIDGIPPTTPTVDSPSGPIVVVQTVVVHVPPKSISTPGWQSSDSILVDPPVATLPPAETPVIPSQPTTSSLSLIELVPYDPIPAVSIPGNITLPDATSTPEGPMFQTLIMPDDPPMTTATFTPAVVTHSSAWRIETGGTVVAAAVVAAILVAVGI; from the exons ATGTCGATCCTTATCACCATTCTCCTTCTGCTGATCGCCATGGCTGCGGCCCAGGTCAACCACGCCATCCATGGCTTCGAGTATGTTGGCTGCGTTAGCGTCACCTCGGACAAGTTCAACGCCTTCGTCAACTTTGGCACAGCCTATACCCCCGAGGAGTGCCAATCTGCTTGCACCGGTCGCAACTACGCCGCTGTCTTCCCTGA TGGGTGCCGTTGCGGTAGTAGCCTGGAGAGCTTCCCTACTGTCGAGGAGTCCATCTGCAGCAACCCTTGCAACGGCGACTGGAACTTTGGCTTCTGCGGCTATTCCAACTCTGGGGGCTGCAGCTATGCCAACGTATACAAGGCGTGCGACGAGAACACGCCCGTCCCGTTCTCGAATCCGATCCCCGGCGGCCCGGCCTCCACTGAGCCCGTCCCTAGCATCACCTTTTCAACCATTCGTCTTCCGACCGTCACTCGCACCTTGAAGCTGGCCACCAAGTCCACCATCGTCATCCACACCGTTACACCCGGCAATGGAGGCCTCACGACCTCGTGCACCTTGATTGATGGCATCCCCCCCACTACTCCGACTGTAGACTCTCCTTCAGGCcccattgtcgtcgtccagactgtcgtcgtccatgtgCCGCCGAAGAGTATCAGTACCCCCGGATGGCAGAGCTCCGACAGCATTCTGGTGGACCCTCCCGTCGCCACCCTTCCACCGGCTGAGACACCTGTGATTCCCTCCCAGCCAACTACCAGCAGTCTCAGCCTTATCGAACTCGTTCCGTACGACCCCATTCCAGCGGTTTCCATTCCAGGCAACATCACCCTGCCGGATGCTACGTCGACTCCCGAGGGGCCCATGTTCCAGACACTCATCATGCCGGACGATCCTCCCATGACGACCGCCACATTCACTCCAGCTGTCGTCACTCACAGCTCAGCTTGGCGGATCGAGACTGGTGGTACCgtcgttgctgctgccgtcgtggctGCCATTCTGGTTGCTGTCGGTATCTAA